The sequence below is a genomic window from Thiohalospira halophila DSM 15071.
GGAGACCGGGGCCCTGGGCTGGGAACCGGAGGGGGAGGAGATCACCCACACCTACCAGGTCACCGCCGGTGACTGCGGCGACATCGCCCTCTGCTACGACCTCACCGTCACCGACGAGGACGGTCATACCATCATCGATCAGGACGACTCATGAGCGGCAACGCACCCCAGGGGGTTACCGCCGAACTCCTCGCTGCCGGCCACCTGGATGCCGAGGCGGCCCGCGCCGCCGAGGCGGCGGAGGGCTCCCGGGTGGCCCACCTGGTCACCGAGGCCGGGGTGGACCCCGTGGTCGTGGCCGAGGCGGCGGGCCGCGCCTTCGGCCTGCCGGTGGTCGACCTGACGGCGGTGGAGCCGCTCCCGGAGGCGCTGGAAGGGCTCAAGCCGGATCTCCTGCGCCGCCACCGCCTCCTCCCCTTCTTCCGGCGCGGCCGACGCCTGGCCGTGGCCCTGGCCGACCCCGGCATCCTCCACGGCCTGGACGAACTCCAGTTCCAGGCCGGGGTCACCGCCGAGGCGGTGGTCGCCCCCCACGACCAGATCGAACCGGCCCTGGAGGCCGCCCTCACCGCCCGGGAGCAGGAGCTGGATGAGGGCACCGACGATACCGGGGAGATGGACGACCTGGACAATATCGGGGTGGACACCGGCGGGGAGACCGAGGAGAGCGACCCCGCCGCGGAGGGCGTGGACGAGGCGCCGGTGGTGCGCTTCATCAACCGCATCCTCCTGGACGCCATCCGGCGCGGCGCCTCGGACATCCACTTCGAACCCTTCGAGGAGTCCTACCGCATCCGCGTGCGCCTGGACGGCGTCCTGCGAACCATTACCCGGCCGCCGGTGGCCCAGGCCCCGCGCCTGGCAGCCCGGCTCAAGGTGATGGCGCGGCTGGACATCTCCGAGCGCCGCCTGCCCCAGGACGGGCGCATGAAGGTCCGGATCACGCGCAACCGCGCCGTGGACTTCCGCGTCTCCACCCTGCCGACCCTCTTCGGCGAGAAGGTGGTGCTGCGCATCCTCGATCCCATGGCCGCCAGCCTGGACGTGGACTCCCTGGGCATGAACGAGGACCAGAAGGCGGCCTTCCTCGCCGCCCTGGAGCGCCCCCAGGGGATGGTCCTGGTAACCGGCCCCACGGGCAGCGGCAAGACCATGTCCCTCTACACCGCCCTGGGCCTGCTCAACGACGATCGGCGCAACATCGCCACTGCCGAGGACCCGGCGGAGATCAACCTCCCCGGGGTCAACCAGGTGAACGTGAATCCCCGGGCCGGACTGGACTTTGCCGCCGCCCTACGCTCCTTCCTGCGCCAGGACCCCGACATCATCATGGTCGGCGAGATCCGCGACCTGGAGACGGCGGAGATCGGCATCAAGGCGGCCCAGACCGGCCACCTGGTGCTCTCCACCCTGCACACCAACGACGCCCCCCAGACCCTGGCGCGGCTGGTGAACATGGGGGTGCCGACCTACAACATCGCCACCAGCGTCAGCCTTATCATGGCCCAGCGGCTGGCCCGGCGGCTCTGCGACCACTGCAAGCAGCCCGTGGAGATTCCCCGGAGCGCGCTGGAGGCCGCCGGCTTCCCGCCCGAGGAGGCGGCAGAGGTCCGCCCCTTCGGCCCGGTGGGTTGCGAGCACTGCAACGAGGGCTACCGCGGCCGCGCGGGGATCTTCCAGGTCATGCCGGTCTCCGACGATATGGCGCGGCTCATCATGGAGGGCAGTGACGCCCTGGCCCTCGCGGCGCAGGCGGAGCAGGAGGGGATCCGCGATCTGCGCCGCTCCGGGCTGGACAAGGTGGCCGACGGCATCACCAGCCTGGAAGAAGTGGAACGGGTAACCCGGGAGTAGACGATGGCCGAGACGGCAACGGAGAGGGATTTCCAGTGGCGCGGCCGGGATGCCGACGGTAACCGCCGCCAGGGCCGCATCCGCGCCAGCGGAACCGACAGGGCCCGCGCCGAACTCCAGCGCCAGGGCCTGAAGGTAGAACGGATCCGCCCTGCTCGGGGCGGTCGCCGCATCAAGAGCGCGGACATCGCCCTCTTCGCCCGCCAGCTCTCGGTGATGGTCAATGCCGGCGTCCCCCTGGTCCAGGGGCTGGCCATCATTGCCGAGGGCTTCGACTCCCCGGCCATGCGCCATCTCATCAGCGAGCTGCGGCGGGATATCGAGGGGGGATCGCCCCTCTCATCCGCCCTGGAACGCCACCCGGCCCACTTCGACAGCCTCTTCTGCAACCTCGTGGCGGTGGGCGAGCAGACCGGCCGGCTCGACGAACTCCTGGAGCGGATCGCCGATACCCGGGAGCGCCTGGAGGCCATCAAGTCCAAGGTCCGCAAGGCGCTGGCCTATCCCACGGTGGTCCTCGCCGTGGCCCTGGCCATTACCGCCCTGATGCTCATGGTGGTGGTGCCCGCCTTCCAGGGGCTCTTTGCCGGCTTCGATGCCGAGCTGCCGACCATCACCCGCTGGGTGATCGGGCTCTCGGAGTTCGCCCAGGCCTGGGGCCTCCCGATCTTCGGCCTCCTGGTGCTGATGGCCATCGGCGCCTGGTGGTGGTACCGCCGTTCACCGGCCCTGCAACACCGGGCCGCCAGCTGGCTGCTTCGTGTGCCCCTTATTGGGGGGATCGTGCGCAAGGCGGCCATCGGCCGCTTCGCCCGGACCCAGGCCACCCTCTTCAATGCCGGCGTCCCCCTGGTGGAGGGGATGGACTCGGTGGCCGGGGCCATGGGCAACCCCGTCTACGCCGATGCCATCACCCGCATCCGGGACCAGGTGGCCACGGGCCAGAGTTTGCAGCGGGCCCTGGAGGCCAGTGGCCTGTTCCCCGACATGGTCGTCCAGATGGTGGCCATCGGCGAGGAGACCGGCTCCCTGGACGCCATGCTCTCCAAGGTGGCCGATTTCTACGAGGCGGAGGTCAATGATGCCGTGGACACCCTCTCCAGCCTCATGGAGCCCATCGTGATGGTGGTCCTGGGCGGCCTCATCGGTGGCCTGGTGGTGGCCATGTACCTGCCGGTCTTCCAGATGGGCCAGGCCATCGGCTAGAGTCGTCCCCTCCTGCCGCCCGGAGCCGCCCGTGTCCACCGAAACCCTCTGGATCACCCTCGCCGCCCTGCTGGGGCTGGTGGTAGGCAGCTTCCTCAACGTCGTCGCCCTGCGCCTGCCGGCCCGGCTCTGGCACCAGTACCGGCGGGAGTGCCGCGAGGACCTGGGACTGGAGGCCCCTTCGGAGGAACCCCCGCCGGGCCTCCTCGGGCCGCCCTCCCACTGCCCCGCCTGCGGCCATCGGCTGCGCCCCTGGGAGAACGTGCCGGTGGTGAGCTGGCTGCTCCAGCGCGGCCGCTGCCGGGCCTGCGGCACCGCCATCAGTGTCCGCTACCCGGTCGTGGAGCTGGCCGCCGCGGGGCTCGCCGTCTGGGCCGTGGCGGCCGCGGGGCCCGGTCCTCAAGCGCTGGCCTACGCCGGACTGGGCTGGACCCTGCTCACCCTCTCCCTCATCGACCTGGACCATCAGCTCCTGCCCGATGGCCCGACCCTGGGGCTGCTCTGGGCGGGCCTGCTCCTGGCCACGCTGGGTATCGGTCCCCCACCGGCGACCGCCATCATCGGGGCGGCCGCCGGCTTCAGCGCCCTGTGGCTGGTGGCCACCGGCTATCGCCTGCTGGCCGGCCGGGAAGGCCTGGGGGGAGGCGACCTCAAGCTCCTGGCCGCCCTGGGCGCCTGGGTGGGCTGGCAGCCGCTGCCGCTGGTGGTCATCGCCTCGGCCGTCCCCGGCGCCGTGATCGGGCTCCTCCTCACCGCCGGCGGCCGGAACCGCCACGAGCCACTGCCCTTCGGCCCCTTCCTCGCCCTGGGCGGCTGGTTCGTGGTCCTCCACGGCGACCAGCTGGCCCGCTGGCTCTACGGCGCCCCCCTCTGAGCCGGCTTCCCCGGCCCGCCCACGGCGGCTAGGATCGCGCCATGAACGAACAGCGACCCTTCACCGTAGGCCTCACCGGCGGGATCGGCAGCGGCAAGTCCACCGTGGCCGACCTCTTCGCCGAGCGCGGGATCCCCGTAGTGGATGCCGACGAGGCCGCCCGCGCCGTGGTGGCCCCCGGCAGCGAGGGGCTGGCCGAGGTGGTTGCCCGCTTCGGTGAGGCCGTGCTGGCCGCGGACGGCTCCCTGGATCGGGCCGCCCTGCGTCGACGGATCTTCCAGGAGCCGGAGGAACGGGAGGCCCTGGAGGCCCTCCTCCATCCGCGGATCCGCGCCTGGATGGAAGAACAGACCGCCGCCGCCGAGGGCCCCTGGGTGCTTCAGGTCATCCCGCTGCTGGTGGAGAAGGGATGGGCCGACCGGCTGGACCGGGTGCTGGTGGTGGAGGCCGATCCCGACGAGCAAGTCCAGCGCGCCGCCCGCCGCGACGGGGCGGAGCCGGCCGAGGTGGAGGCCATTCGGGCCAGCCAGGCGACGCCGGAGGAGCGGCGGGCGGTGGCCGATGATATCCTGCGCAACGACGATCGCGGCGCCCTGGCCGAGGCGGTGACGCAGCTGGATGCACAGTACCGCGCCCTGGCCGCCCGCGGCGGGGAGGAAGACTGAGATGAGCGAGAACGAGACGGGGCCCACCGTGCCCTGCCCCACCTGCCGCAAGCCGGTGGTCTACAGCACGGAGAATCCCTGGCGCCCCTTCTGCAGTGAGCGCTGCCGGCTGGTGGACCTGGGCGCCTGGGCCGACGAGGAGCATCGCATCGCCGGTGAGCCGGCGCCCCCGCCACCGGACGACGACCCCGAGGCCTACTGAGCCCCGGGCGCCGGGTCAGCGCTCACCCACCTCGAAGGGGAAGGCAAAGCGGGTCATCCCCGCCGCGTGGTGGACCGTGACCTCGGCGAACCAGTCCACACGATCGGCCGTGCAGACCGGCAGCATTGCCTCCGTGGACCAGCTGTCCTCGCCCTCCGCCTCCAGGGGGTAACGATTCTCCCCCATCTCCATGCCGGTCATGTCGAAGCGGACCATGACCCGGGAGACCTCGCGAAAACCGGTCGTCTCTGCCTCCAGGTCGAAGGCCTGCAGGGTCCGGAGGGTCGCGGGCAGGGTCAGGGTCACCTCGCCGCCGTCGGCGGCCAGGGTGCAGGGGTTCCCGGTAGGCCGGCACTCCTCGGCGACAACATCGGCGGCCAGCGGGTCCGGGGCCCGGCTCGAGAGCCAGGCATAGGCGGACCCCAGGGCGAGACCCAGGAGGGCAGCGGCCACGAGATTGCGGTTCATGCCGCCCCCTGCCAGAAGGCCCGGATCCCGGCCAAGCCCCGGGCCCCGGCCGCTACCGCGGCGGCCCGATCGCCGGGACCGACGCCGCCCAGGGCGTAGACCGGCAACCGCGCCCCGGCCACCAGGCGCCCGAATCCGGCCCACCCCAGGGGCTCCGTCCCCGGATGGCTGGCCGTCGGTGCCACGGGGCTCAGGAGGGCGAAGTCGGCGCCCACTTCCTCCGCTCGCGCCAGGTCGGCAGCCGAGTGGCAGGAGGCCCCCACCCACGCCAGGTTGGCCGGGCGCTCCTCCATCCGGGCCAGCCGGCGGCTGTTCAGGTGGACCCCGGCGGCCCCGACCTCGCGGGCCAGCTCCGGCTCGGCATTGAGCAGCAGGCG
It includes:
- the pilB gene encoding type IV-A pilus assembly ATPase PilB — protein: MSGNAPQGVTAELLAAGHLDAEAARAAEAAEGSRVAHLVTEAGVDPVVVAEAAGRAFGLPVVDLTAVEPLPEALEGLKPDLLRRHRLLPFFRRGRRLAVALADPGILHGLDELQFQAGVTAEAVVAPHDQIEPALEAALTAREQELDEGTDDTGEMDDLDNIGVDTGGETEESDPAAEGVDEAPVVRFINRILLDAIRRGASDIHFEPFEESYRIRVRLDGVLRTITRPPVAQAPRLAARLKVMARLDISERRLPQDGRMKVRITRNRAVDFRVSTLPTLFGEKVVLRILDPMAASLDVDSLGMNEDQKAAFLAALERPQGMVLVTGPTGSGKTMSLYTALGLLNDDRRNIATAEDPAEINLPGVNQVNVNPRAGLDFAAALRSFLRQDPDIIMVGEIRDLETAEIGIKAAQTGHLVLSTLHTNDAPQTLARLVNMGVPTYNIATSVSLIMAQRLARRLCDHCKQPVEIPRSALEAAGFPPEEAAEVRPFGPVGCEHCNEGYRGRAGIFQVMPVSDDMARLIMEGSDALALAAQAEQEGIRDLRRSGLDKVADGITSLEEVERVTRE
- a CDS encoding type II secretion system F family protein encodes the protein MAETATERDFQWRGRDADGNRRQGRIRASGTDRARAELQRQGLKVERIRPARGGRRIKSADIALFARQLSVMVNAGVPLVQGLAIIAEGFDSPAMRHLISELRRDIEGGSPLSSALERHPAHFDSLFCNLVAVGEQTGRLDELLERIADTRERLEAIKSKVRKALAYPTVVLAVALAITALMLMVVVPAFQGLFAGFDAELPTITRWVIGLSEFAQAWGLPIFGLLVLMAIGAWWWYRRSPALQHRAASWLLRVPLIGGIVRKAAIGRFARTQATLFNAGVPLVEGMDSVAGAMGNPVYADAITRIRDQVATGQSLQRALEASGLFPDMVVQMVAIGEETGSLDAMLSKVADFYEAEVNDAVDTLSSLMEPIVMVVLGGLIGGLVVAMYLPVFQMGQAIG
- a CDS encoding prepilin peptidase — protein: MSTETLWITLAALLGLVVGSFLNVVALRLPARLWHQYRRECREDLGLEAPSEEPPPGLLGPPSHCPACGHRLRPWENVPVVSWLLQRGRCRACGTAISVRYPVVELAAAGLAVWAVAAAGPGPQALAYAGLGWTLLTLSLIDLDHQLLPDGPTLGLLWAGLLLATLGIGPPPATAIIGAAAGFSALWLVATGYRLLAGREGLGGGDLKLLAALGAWVGWQPLPLVVIASAVPGAVIGLLLTAGGRNRHEPLPFGPFLALGGWFVVLHGDQLARWLYGAPL
- the coaE gene encoding dephospho-CoA kinase (Dephospho-CoA kinase (CoaE) performs the final step in coenzyme A biosynthesis.) produces the protein MNEQRPFTVGLTGGIGSGKSTVADLFAERGIPVVDADEAARAVVAPGSEGLAEVVARFGEAVLAADGSLDRAALRRRIFQEPEEREALEALLHPRIRAWMEEQTAAAEGPWVLQVIPLLVEKGWADRLDRVLVVEADPDEQVQRAARRDGAEPAEVEAIRASQATPEERRAVADDILRNDDRGALAEAVTQLDAQYRALAARGGEED
- the yacG gene encoding DNA gyrase inhibitor YacG, whose translation is MSENETGPTVPCPTCRKPVVYSTENPWRPFCSERCRLVDLGAWADEEHRIAGEPAPPPPDDDPEAY